The genomic interval TTTTTCCGATCCGTTAATCTCTTAGACTCTAAAAATTTCCTTAAATTCGTCTCAAATCAACCCCATGCCCAATGCGACAGGAATTTAGCACCGTTGACCAGTACATTGCCTCCTTCCCCCCGGAGGTGCAGGAAATCCTGAACAAGATCAGGGCCATTATCCGTGAAAAAGCACCGGATGCCTGGGAGGGCATCAGTTATGACATGCCGGCCTATAAGACCCATGGAAAGGTACTGGTCTACTTTGCCGGGTTTAAACACCACATCGGCTTTTATGCCACGCCTTCGGGCCATGCAGAATTTGCCCGCGAGCTATCACAATTTAAGCAGGGCAAGGGTTCGGTGCAATTTTCACTCAATCAGCCCATCCCTTATGAGCTGATTGGGCAGATGGTGGAGTTCAGGGTGTGGGAAAATAATGAAAGCAGGAAGAAATAGGTTGCCAGGGAGAAGGTTGTTTTCGGGGCCGGACTTATGAAGTCAACTCTTCCCGGCCTGACCCCTCGTATTTTTCTATCATTGCCTTGAACCCAGGCATGTTCCATAAGGGTTTCCATACCGGATCCAGCAACAGCAATCTGACCGATAGCGGACCAGGCACAGCCAGCAGTTC from Bacteroides sp. carries:
- a CDS encoding DUF1801 domain-containing protein — encoded protein: MRQEFSTVDQYIASFPPEVQEILNKIRAIIREKAPDAWEGISYDMPAYKTHGKVLVYFAGFKHHIGFYATPSGHAEFARELSQFKQGKGSVQFSLNQPIPYELIGQMVEFRVWENNESRKK